TGCCTCCCGGAGTGCATGACGCGAACCCCGGCAACCCGAAGCTCATCGCCCCGAAGGAGCTCATGGTGACGCCGTCGACATCCTTCTCGGGAGCGATGGCCTCGAACGCCGCCCGCTCATCGATATGAGCCCCGACGGGATGCTGTAGCAGGATGCCGTGCACTTCGGGGTCCTGGGACAGGGAGCCGAGGGTGGCGACCAACTCCGAGGTCGTCGTGGCGGCAGGCAGGGCGACGAACCGTGACGCTATCCCCGCCTTGGCGCAACGGGCGCGCTTCATACGGACATACGTGGCCGAGGCCGGATCCTCGCCCACCAGCACCGTTGCCAGACAGGGGGTGATTCCCGTGCGTCGAGCGATCTCCGAAGCATGGCCCGCCGCTTCCGCCACGATGCGCCGGGCGAGACCGGCGCCATCCATGAGCTGGGCCGTCTGTGTCGAGGACAAGGTCGCCTCCCAGGCGTTACCGACTACTCGCCCAGGCGCACGGCATCGACCCGATCGTCAGGCCGCTCCCCGGTGGTGCTCCACCTCAGCGCCAGTCACGGCCCGACACCACTGTAGGACACCCCGGACGGTCTTCGTCGGGCGTTTTTCTTCCCCTTTCCCGCCGCCATCCACCAGGCGTTTCCCCGCGGATGAGCGAATGCCACCCCTGGCCGGACCATGATCCGATGCCCCCTAGACTGTCTCGCAATCCTCACGTTGATCGGAGCACGACATGCGTCGCCTTGCCCTTGCCCTCCTGGCATGTTCAGCCCTCACACTCGCCGGGTGCGCGCAGGACTTTGACCGGGGCCCTGACGGGACCGTCACCGACAAGGTCAAGGACGGGAAGAAGTTCTACCTGGTCGTGGATCCGGCCAAGGGCGGCGAGGAGAAGAAGTTCCGGGTCAGCAAGTACGACTACCACGACTGCAACCGTGGCTCGAAGTACCCCAAGTGCGTTGACGACTAAAGGTCATTGAGCCCGAGCGTACTCCTCGTCGGCCCCGACCGTCCGCGGTCGGGGCCGACGATGTTTCCGTTTCACCCGTCGGCCGAGGCGGCCACGTCCGCGGCCGCCTGCCGCAGCGCGTGGCGGCAGGCCATGATCGCTGGGTGTCGGGTGCGGCCCCGGCGTACGGCGGTGAAGACACGGCGGGTGCGCCGGCCCCGGGGGAGCTGTCGCAGCGCGACGGTCGGGGGCGCTCCGTTCCATACGAGGCTGGGGAGCAGGGCGGCGGCGTGGCCCTGCTCGACGAGGCGGAGGTGGATCAGGAGGTCCGTGGTCTCGAACCGCACATCGGGCTCGAAACCGGCGTTCCGGCACAGGGTCATGGCCCAGTGGCGGGCGGCCGTGCCCTCGGGCTCCATGGCCCAGGGAAGGCCGGTGAGCGAGCGCAACGAAGCCGTGGGGCCGCCCTTGGGGCCGGGCCCGGTGTCGCTCCGCTCACCGGCCCGTGCGGGCAGGGAGAGGTGGAGGGGGTCATCGAACAGATCCTCCTGCTCCAGACCGGGCGGCCGCGGGTTGGGGTTGCCCGGGTACTCCTCGGCGACGACCAGGTCGAAATCGCGGGCCTGAAGCGCGGGGATGGCCGTTTCCGGTGGCATCTGCGTGATGTGCGCTCTCAGGCCGGGATGACGGTCGCGCAGCAGGCTCAGCATGCCGGGCACCAGGGCGAGAGTGGCCGTCTGGAACGAGGCGATGCGCAGGGTGCCGGTCAGATCGGTGAGGGAAGTGGCGATGTCCGCCTCGGCGTGCTCCAACCGCTCCAGCACCGCCTCGGTATGGGCGACGAGGATCTCGGCCTGCTCGGTGAGCCGCACCCGGCGGCCCACCGGCTCCAGCAGCCGGACACCGACCTCCGCCTCCAGCTGGGACAGCTGCTGGGAGACGGACGACGGGCTGCAGGAGAGGGCGGCGGCGACGGCCGCGAGGGTGCCGCGGTGCTTGAGCTCGCGCAGCAGACGCAGTCGGTGCAGGTCGAACGCGGGGTTCCCGCTCTCCTCGCGGTGAAGAGCTCAATTGCTGTGAAGGGCGCACTATTCGTCGGTTCTGCCGGTGAATAGAGATGGGAAACATTCGCTGGACCGATGGGAGGTGCGGGCCGCACGCTGGCCACGTGCCCGCATACGCTTCCTCCGTCGCCGAGCCGCCGTGGTTCGCCCGCCCCGCCGCCCGGGGCTGGACCTGTCCGCCCGCCCCCACCGAGGTACGGGATTTCCACGCCTCCCTGTCCGGTTACGCCCCCACCCCGCTGACCGAACTCCCGCCACTGGCAGTCGAATTGGGGGTTGGGCGGGTCTTCGTCAAGGACGAGTCGTGCCGTCTGGGCCTGCCCGCCTTCAAGGCCCTGGGCGCGTCCTGGGCCGTGCACCGCGCCCTCGCCGCGCGGGCCGCACGCGGCGATGCCACCGCACCCGTCGTCCTGGTGACCGCCACCGACGGCAACCATGGCCGCGCCGTGGCCCGGACGGCGCGCCTGCTCGGCCACCGCGCCCGGATCTTCGTGCCACGAGGTGTCCATCCGGAGGCCGTGGCGGCCATCGCCGCGGAGGGGGCGGAGGTCTCCCAGGTCACGGGAGCGTACGACGAGGCCGTGCGCCAGGCGGCCGAGGCGGCCGAGGCGGGTGCGTTCCTGGTCCAGGACACCGCCTGGCCCGGCTATGAACGGATACCGGGCTGGATCGTCGAGGGCTACTCCACCCTCTGCGCCGAAATCGACGAGCAACTCGCGGCCGCCGGAGCGGGGACGCCCGGCCTCATCGCCATTCCGATGGGCGTGGGTTCGCTGGCCCACGCTGTCGTCACCCACTACCGCAGCCGTCCGGGCGGGCCGCCCACGGCGCTGCTGTCGGTGGAACCCACGGCCGCCCCCTGCGTCATCGAGAGCCTCATCCGTGGCGAACCGGTCAGCGTCACCACCGGCGAGACCATCATGGCCGGACTGAACTGCGGCACCCCTTCCAGCATCGCCTGGCCCCATCTGCGCGACGGTCTCGACGCGGCCATCGCCATACCCGACGCCGCGAGCGCCCGCGCGGCGGGTGACCTCGCCCGGCTCGGCATCTCCAGCGGCCCCTGCGGCGCCGCCTCACTCGCCGGGCTGCGCGCCGCGCTCGCCGGCGACGGCGCCGACGAGCGCCGCGCCGCACTGGGCCTCGGCCCCGCCTCCACCGTGGTGCTGCTGAGCACGGAGGGCGCCGCGGCCAACCCAGCCACCACCACCGCGGACATCTGACCCCATCCGCATCCGACCCCCATGGGAGAACGAACATGACGGGTCCCACCCCCGACGCGATCACCGTCAACGGCCACCGACTGTGGCAGTCGCTGATGGGCCTCGCCGAGATCGGCGCGTACGACGACGAGCGCACCGGTCTGCGCGGGGTGAACCGTCTGGCGCTCACCGACGCCGCCGGGCGGCGTCAAGTCATCGGGTGGATGGAGCAGGCCGGGCTGACGGTCCGGATCGACCGGATGGGCAACATCTACGGCCGCCGCGAAGGCACCGACCCCACGGCTGCCCCCGTGCTGACCGGGTCGCACATCGACAGCGTGGCCACCGCCGGTGCCCCGCCGTACGCCTACGTCGAGTGCCACATCGAACAGGGCCCGGTGCTCGCCGAGAACGATGTCCAGATCGGCGTCGTCACCGGTGTTCAGGGCATCTCCTGGCAGGAGATCACCATCCACGGCCGCGCCGCCCACGCCGGTACCACCCCGACCCGTCTGCGCGCCGACGCCGGCCTCGCCGCCGCCCGGATCGGCGTCCATCTGCGGGCCATGGTCGACTCCGGCACCTACGGCGAGCTGCGCGCCACCGTCGGCCACCTGGCCGTCCACCCGGACCTGACCAACATCGTCCCGGCGCGTGCCGAGCTCACCGTCGATCTGCGCAACCCCGACGACGTCCGGATGGCCCGCGCCGAGGAGGACCTCGCCGCCTTCCTGTGCACCCTGGAGAACGGCACGCCGGGGCTCACACTGACCGCTCGGCGCATGGCCAAGACCGCGTACGTCCCCTTCGACGAGAGCGTCCAGAAGGCCATCGCCCAGGCCGCCGACGACCACGGCCTGGAACACATCTCCCTGCTCTCCGGCGCCGGACACGACGCCCAGGAGATCGCCGCGCTCTGCCCCACGGCGATGGTCTTCGTACGCGGTGAGTACGACGGGATCAGCCACAACCCCCGCGAGTACTCCACCCCCGAAGCGTGCGCCCACGGTGTCGACGTCCTCGCCACCACCTTGCTCCGGCTGGCCACACAAGGCCCGTCCTGATGG
This genomic interval from Streptomyces asiaticus contains the following:
- a CDS encoding LysR substrate-binding domain-containing protein; the encoded protein is MHRLRLLRELKHRGTLAAVAAALSCSPSSVSQQLSQLEAEVGVRLLEPVGRRVRLTEQAEILVAHTEAVLERLEHAEADIATSLTDLTGTLRIASFQTATLALVPGMLSLLRDRHPGLRAHITQMPPETAIPALQARDFDLVVAEEYPGNPNPRPPGLEQEDLFDDPLHLSLPARAGERSDTGPGPKGGPTASLRSLTGLPWAMEPEGTAARHWAMTLCRNAGFEPDVRFETTDLLIHLRLVEQGHAAALLPSLVWNGAPPTVALRQLPRGRRTRRVFTAVRRGRTRHPAIMACRHALRQAAADVAASADG
- a CDS encoding diaminopropionate ammonia-lyase gives rise to the protein MPAYASSVAEPPWFARPAARGWTCPPAPTEVRDFHASLSGYAPTPLTELPPLAVELGVGRVFVKDESCRLGLPAFKALGASWAVHRALAARAARGDATAPVVLVTATDGNHGRAVARTARLLGHRARIFVPRGVHPEAVAAIAAEGAEVSQVTGAYDEAVRQAAEAAEAGAFLVQDTAWPGYERIPGWIVEGYSTLCAEIDEQLAAAGAGTPGLIAIPMGVGSLAHAVVTHYRSRPGGPPTALLSVEPTAAPCVIESLIRGEPVSVTTGETIMAGLNCGTPSSIAWPHLRDGLDAAIAIPDAASARAAGDLARLGISSGPCGAASLAGLRAALAGDGADERRAALGLGPASTVVLLSTEGAAANPATTTADI
- a CDS encoding hydantoinase/carbamoylase family amidase is translated as MTGPTPDAITVNGHRLWQSLMGLAEIGAYDDERTGLRGVNRLALTDAAGRRQVIGWMEQAGLTVRIDRMGNIYGRREGTDPTAAPVLTGSHIDSVATAGAPPYAYVECHIEQGPVLAENDVQIGVVTGVQGISWQEITIHGRAAHAGTTPTRLRADAGLAAARIGVHLRAMVDSGTYGELRATVGHLAVHPDLTNIVPARAELTVDLRNPDDVRMARAEEDLAAFLCTLENGTPGLTLTARRMAKTAYVPFDESVQKAIAQAADDHGLEHISLLSGAGHDAQEIAALCPTAMVFVRGEYDGISHNPREYSTPEACAHGVDVLATTLLRLATQGPS